The Bacteroides ovatus genomic interval GTATTACGTGTCATCAGAATGTTATTACGCTTTTCGTCGAACAAATCCACAGTAAAGTTTAGTTTACCCCACAAACCTATTTCGATACCGATATTCTGCTTAATAGATTCTTCCCAGGTAGCATCGGGGTCGGCCAGTTTCCCTTCTTTGTACAAAGGTCCCCAGTTACTGGTCTGATATTTACCAAACTGCGCATTGTCGGAGAGTTGCTCAAACTTCTGGATATAGTTGAAACGGGTAGCACCTTTATCATTACCAACTACCCCATACGAATAACGTACTTTCAAGTTCGTCAGTATTCCTTTAGTCCATTTCTTCACCCATGGCTCTTCACTGATACGCCAACCAATAGAGGCAGAGGGGAAGAATCCGAAACGGTGTCCCGGAGCAAACTTCTCCGAACCAGTATAAGCACCGTTAAATTCGGCAAGATAACGCTCTTTAAAATTGTAAGTGACACGACCTACCCAATCTTCTTCGTAAGCCGGGAAGTTCATCACATTCTGATTGGTCGATTCGTTCATCTTACGGTTAAATACAAATAAGGCACTTACATCATGATCGCCAAACTGACGACTATAATTCAATGCTAATTCGTAATAAAGTTTACGTCCGTAAGCCTTGAATCCGTCATAAACACCACCAACAGGCAAATCTCCGGGAGCATTCTCATCCGGATAACGTTTCTCGGTATAATTATAAGTAATTGTTCCATCAGCATTATAAATAGGATTGGCGTAATCATACACACGATTCATACGAATATGCGTACGTTGGGCAACCAAATCGTCTTTACCTAAAATCTTACCCGGCATGATCTGGGTGGTCCATGATGAAGAAGTAGTGTAAGACAACGATGCTTTCAATGATAACCCCTTTGTAATGAAGTCCAGCTTTTGATTCAGGATTACATCGTAAAAACCTTGATGCTGTTTAATATTACGACTACCTCCTTCATTCATCAGACAGGCTATATTCTGATCGGAACTTAACCCGTCTCCCCATATTCCATTACTATATTTAATCGGAAATTCATTACTTGGAGCCGTGAAAAACGTTTTAAAAAAGCGTTCATCCGGAGAATCGACATTCTCATAATAAGACGGCTGATTCTGATAACCCATCTTACCGGCCACATTGAACGAAAGCTTAGTAGTACTTGTGATATTGAAGTCGAAATTACTACGCCAATTATAGCGACGGTAGGAGAAGGAAGGATCGAAATCCTCTTGTTTGGTAGTATTAAAAATATCTCCGTCATGCAAATAACCCAAGGATACGAAATAACTCATTTTCTTCGTACCACCGCGTACATTAAGATTATAAGCCTGTTCATAACCTACATTCTTTACCAGTTCTTTCCACCAGTCCACTTCGGGAAAGACATCGTTATACGGACCGTAATTTCCGGTAGCATACGCATTTTCCCATGCGGTAATGGTAGATTCGGGAACCATTGCTCCCCAGTTACCATCATTAGCCTGTGCCCTATTATACTGTTTCATAGAGGTCACATAGTCAGACCATTCAGGAGCGGCAGAAGGTTGTTTAAAACCGAAGTTAGCAGTGAATGAGATTTCCGGTTTCTGTTCGAGTCCGCGTTTGGTTGTCAGCAAGATAACGCCGTTCGCACCTTTCACACCGTAAACCGCAGTTGCCGAAGCGTCTTTCAGTACGGAAATAGATTCAATTTCGTTCACATCGACATCGTTGAAATCACGTTCGATACCGTCCACCAATACTAACGGAGCAGCTTCTCCCCAAGTGGACTTACCACGAATCAACAAAGAAGCTTTATCGGCTCCCGGCTTTGAGGTGGAGTTAATGGCAACCACACCGGGCATCTGGCCTTGTAAAGCTTCGGAAACGGAGTTCACGCTACCTATCTTTAATAAGTCATCTCCTTTTGCAGTGGCAATGGAACCGACACTGGACACCTTTTTCTGTACACCGTATCCAACCACTACCACTTCTTCCAGGGTCTCCGTATCTTCTCCTAAAGAGATTACGCCTAAAGTCGTTTTATTCTTTAAATCCAGTTCCAGAGTTTTATAACCCACATAAGAAATGACAAGTATGTCTCCTTTTGATGCCTTCACAGTAAAATTACCGTCAAAATCAGTAATCGTACCGCTTCCCGTACCTTTCACGCGAACACTGACGCCAATCATCGGTTCACCGGATACTGCATCCTTCACTTGTCCCTTCCAATAGTCTTGTTGTGCCTGCACGTCCAGCGCACAAAACAAAAAGCAACAAAGACATAAGAAAGAAAAATAAAGTCTGTCTCTTTTCATAAACATTATTTTTAACTGTTAACAAATTCTTTATCTCAAGACACAAATTAAGCGGGAAAATCTTCAAATGAAAGGGAAGAATCTCCTTAAAACCCGTACAAATGTGCAAAATAGATTTCTCTACTACATTTCTGAACAAATCATTTCCACATTGGCTTTATGACGTGCTCTTTGTCTACGGTGATATTGTATATGCCATCGTTTCCTTTCTTCAGGATGAGCGGAACAATACGTGTTTTACGAGGAGACACGGTGGAATCCGAACGATGAACGTGGTAAACATAGTAATATTTTCCATCCAGCCCTTTAAATACATCTCCATGTCCTGATCCGTTTTCTCCTACGAGGCTGCGATGAATGATCGGACTG includes:
- a CDS encoding SusC/RagA family TonB-linked outer membrane protein yields the protein MKRDRLYFSFLCLCCFLFCALDVQAQQDYWKGQVKDAVSGEPMIGVSVRVKGTGSGTITDFDGNFTVKASKGDILVISYVGYKTLELDLKNKTTLGVISLGEDTETLEEVVVVGYGVQKKVSSVGSIATAKGDDLLKIGSVNSVSEALQGQMPGVVAINSTSKPGADKASLLIRGKSTWGEAAPLVLVDGIERDFNDVDVNEIESISVLKDASATAVYGVKGANGVILLTTKRGLEQKPEISFTANFGFKQPSAAPEWSDYVTSMKQYNRAQANDGNWGAMVPESTITAWENAYATGNYGPYNDVFPEVDWWKELVKNVGYEQAYNLNVRGGTKKMSYFVSLGYLHDGDIFNTTKQEDFDPSFSYRRYNWRSNFDFNITSTTKLSFNVAGKMGYQNQPSYYENVDSPDERFFKTFFTAPSNEFPIKYSNGIWGDGLSSDQNIACLMNEGGSRNIKQHQGFYDVILNQKLDFITKGLSLKASLSYTTSSSWTTQIMPGKILGKDDLVAQRTHIRMNRVYDYANPIYNADGTITYNYTEKRYPDENAPGDLPVGGVYDGFKAYGRKLYYELALNYSRQFGDHDVSALFVFNRKMNESTNQNVMNFPAYEEDWVGRVTYNFKERYLAEFNGAYTGSEKFAPGHRFGFFPSASIGWRISEEPWVKKWTKGILTNLKVRYSYGVVGNDKGATRFNYIQKFEQLSDNAQFGKYQTSNWGPLYKEGKLADPDATWEESIKQNIGIEIGLWGKLNFTVDLFDEKRNNILMTRNTIPSWADSGIAFPQVNLGKTKNHGLELDVTWNDRIGKFNYYAKFNFATSENRVVFIDDPKNQSEYLKKAGKSIGYVNKYLATGNFQSLDDIYNSAQSTIANGAHNTLIPGDLYYIDYNGDGMIDAKDMVPMKNLNYPTTTLGFTLGGSYKGIGFNMLWYSAMDVYKEAIPSYLWDFPEGNIKAQPNTLNTWTADAPIQSGPVRPSIHVQRSYNSVASTYTYTNHAYLRLKNLEVNYQIPKRWLQPLRLTKLQVYVNGSNLLTFSKGDSRRDPEHSGQNVYPMVRRYNIGFRLGL